The following DNA comes from Methanomassiliicoccales archaeon.
AGCGTGCTTGCCGGCCTTCTTCAACAGATCGAAGTGATTTCCATCGCTAAAGCCCATGTGCAGGGGCCGGACGCGGGAGCGGGCGATGTCCATCAACGGCTTTCCGACAGCCCTTAGGTTCTCGAAGCCGTAGGATAGGGACTTCATCTCCTCCGGAGCGGGCTCCAATTTCAAGGTGACCGTGCATATCTGGGCCAGTGTGCCTTCGGCTCCGATGATCAGCTGGTTGAGGTTGTAGCCGGTCTCATTGTCCACGATGGAGTCGTAACCGGTGTGTACGATGGTACCATTGGGCATAACGACCTCCATATTGCGGACCAGCTGGGCGGAGGTGCCGTACTTGTAGGAACCAACTCCCACACCGTTGACGGAGACCCACCCGCCCAAGGTGGCCGACGGGAAGCTGCTGGGGTAGCCACCCAATAGAAGCCCCTTTTCCAAACAGTCATCGTAGACCTGTTTCCAGGTGCATCCGGCTTGGGCGACGACGTAGAGGTTCTCCACATCGATCTTGATGATCTTATTCATGCCACCGCTGCTATCGATCAGAATTCCGCCGAACACCGGTATGGAACCTCCCAATCCCCAAGTGGAAGCTCCACGCGGAGTGATGGGGATCTTTTCCTCAGCGGCGATCTTGACGATCTTGGCCACGTCCTCAGTCGTGTGAGGGCGGACCACGATATCTGGAATGTTCTTAAAGGCTAATTGGGTCACATTTGGAAGCGGGGCGAGGTCATGGCTATAGAGCAACCTTTCCATTTTGCTCGTCTTAACGTTCTCTCTTCCAATGGCATCTTGCAGTTTTGCCACGACCGGAGCCATGACCCTGCTGACTTTCTCCTCCGCAGCTTCCATATGAAGTCCTCAAATTACTAGGATATAAACAAGATTATTCCGTAAAGACCGTAATGTATTTTAAATGTATTCCCAAGCCATACGTAAAAAATCTAACATTCTATTCATTATGAAATAATTAAAAAGGTGCCCGAGTATCGGTGCTTTTAGGTACTTCGTCCCGTCTTGACGATCTCGCATCTGCAGATGGGAGAATCATCATTTTGATGACGTCCTACCTAGCTAACGAACCCCGAAAGGATCGATCGCTTATCCGTATCACCGCTCACCCGCCTTAAGCCGGGCAATGGTTGGCAGACCTGCTCCCGAAGGAGCATGGATAGGACCTATACCTATGGGCACGATCCTCAAATCATGCTGGATCCATCCTGGTTTCCCTACAGCTTTTCCGACTCGGGCAATATTTACTATTGTCACCCATAGTATAAGTAATTTTTGTTAATCTATGGGATGGCCAGAATATTATTTGATGTATATTAATAAATTAGCTCAAGAAGGTGGAATAGCACATAACAAGAGTGCCCGGGCGGAGGGGAGGAGAAAGGTGACCATTGGTCCGACCCATTCCTCAAAATGGAGATGTTCCTCAGGCGACCATCCCTTCATCTCCGCCCGATCACCCGAAGGCTCGGGGGATCCGTTGGAACTGCGCACAGTTATCACAGGTGCCGTTTCCGAACGGTTGCATCTTTGGCTGATGAAAGCTCAGTGATTCGTTGTTAACGGATCACGGGTCCTGCCCTCTCCATTCCACGGGCAACTTAATACTTGGCGTTACTAACTATAAATAGATTATTTTTATACCAGGCAACGAAATTTGAGTCCCTCTCACTTGAGAGATTCCAATTCGGTTCGGGATGCCCGGATCTTTTCCCCGATCGAGTTCATCTTTGATTGGCACTTGTTACGAATGCGGTCCGCTTCCTCCTGACCCATCTCCCTCTTGTTGTAGCGCTTATCGGCCTCATCCATTTCGCTCCTGTATTCAGCCATAAGGGCGTTCAGGTCTTTTATGCGCTTTTCAAGCTTTTCTGACCTTGGTGCGAACATGAAAATCAATAGATATTATACATATGCCAACTATAAATTATTGGACCATTGCCCCTTCACCCCGGTTCCATACCTAATTTGACCAACGACCCCACGGAGGCGAAGCTGAAGGTGACGGAGACCTTGGCCCTTTCCATGGTCCTGTCTACCTTCTCCAATTACCTCATATTCAGTATGAACTGATCGTCTTCCATAAGGTCTTTAAAAGAGGTTCCAGAAGTTCTTCATCGGCCAAACGCAATAGATGACTAGGGCATGAACAATCGGATGATCCGAATCCTTTAACGGGGATGGTCAGCGATACATCTTGCGATAACGTTGTAAATATCCGACATTCCAAACGGCGTTCATCGGGGAAGATCAAGGCCCCGAATACCTTTCCCTCCTGCAGCAGGTAGTCGATATGCCAATGCAGTGTCTTATCGTGATCGAAATGCCTCCCTACCCGGTTGCCTATCCCGTTCAGGGCAGAACCGCAATACAAGTATGTCCCCGATGGAAAATGCCACTTTCCTGATCTCCCCACCTCTATGTCCCTATCCTCGTCCAGGGTTATCAGTAGGAGATAGCTGCCTTTCATCATGACCTCGATCCCACCTTTCCTTTGTATTGGTTATAACATAAACACCGTGGCCGTCATAAAAGATCATGTCGATCGGGATCAACTCGTCCCCTCCTCAAATGTAGGCTGGTGATCAACCATCATCATCGAACAATGCATGCACTTCTTCGAGATGACCTTGGCCAGAGAGGTAGCTAGTCCTTTATCGCTCCCTCTACCTCGGCCTTAGTACGGATCTTGATGATGGTGCTATCTCCCAGACGGCAATCGGATATTATGGCGATGTCCTTGAGCTTCCGCCCATAGACCTCCAGTTCCTCCATCTCCCTGAGATGTTTCTTGTAGGGGATCTTAACCCTCAATCCATCAACATGGAGCACCACTGGAGCCGGACGCAGACACTCCTGCACCGCATCCATCTCATCCAAGATGTCCTTTATTTCCGATGGGTGAACGAACAAGGGGTCTTCCTCGATCTCCATTCTCCGGACGTCGATCACCTCTTTGACCCGGTCGGCGATCTCCTCCAGCTTGGCGATCTCTTCGGCCCGTCTCATCCTTTCGACCTTCCGCCCCACTCCACATACCAAGGCTTCGCAGTGCGGAAGCGAATCTACCTCTGGACCGATGACCGTCACCACTGGGATCTGGATATCCTTGAATAGGTCTATCTTCTCATGGGTCACGCACTCCTTGAAGTTGCCCAGCATGAATATGGCCGCATCGTATTCCTCGATTATGGCCTTCTCCTCCGCTGATATCTGGCATGTCTTCCGTCCGCGGCCTCGGGCCAAACCCATGACGATGGTGATGGCACCGTATCGTCTCAGGTGCTCGGCTATATCGCATATTGGGTGTGGCATGTGGTGACGACCTAGGGTCGGTCCGATGACAGCTATCTCCGTCCCCGCCAGAGGAACCTCGATGATCTTACCACCCAGCTCTGCTGTCTTCCTCTCCACCAATGGCCGGTCCTCGGAGGGGATGGCCATGGTGATGATGATCATTACCTGCACCTGGGTCTTCTGCAGTACGAACCCGCCAATATCTTCGATGAGGTCGAAAAGCTCCTCGACCTTGTGCACTCCGCCGTCGTACATCAGCACTTCGTACATTATTCCTCCACCTCGCGGATCATGTACTGGTGCACCTTCTTGGCCTCCTCGATGAAATCGACCGTCATGCCATGCTCGGTAGCGACGATGGTCATGGTGTTGTTGTCATAGAACTCGTGACGTACCTTCAGCCCCTCGGGCAGCAAACGCCATATGGCGTCGAGAAGTTGGGAACGGGTCTCCTCCTCCGGATCCAGCTTAAGGTCGGAGAGCTCCTTGGCCGAAACACCTTCGACGAATACTTCCAGGCGGGTCAGCTGCTGTACCCTGTCCCGGCCGTACAAGCGCCATAGGGTGGCCATCAGACGGGGTGCGTACGACTCGTCCTTGATCTCG
Coding sequences within:
- a CDS encoding methanogenesis marker 17 protein encodes the protein MVEFEVEGTEQYALESYQWLMGRILMDMGMSNMVERVKLTIRPDQTLFIVSLRVKHSSGKRPVYDIAEIKAQEGGTFIEIKDESYAPRLMATLWRLYGRDRVQQLTRLEVFVEGVSAKELSDLKLDPEEETRSQLLDAIWRLLPEGLKVRHEFYDNNTMTIVATEHGMTVDFIEEAKKVHQYMIREVEE
- a CDS encoding GIY-YIG nuclease family protein — protein: MMKGSYLLLITLDEDRDIEVGRSGKWHFPSGTYLYCGSALNGIGNRVGRHFDHDKTLHWHIDYLLQEGKVFGALIFPDERRLECRIFTTLSQDVSLTIPVKGFGSSDCSCPSHLLRLADEELLEPLLKTLWKTISSY
- a CDS encoding methyl-coenzyme M reductase family protein; amino-acid sequence: MYEVLMYDGGVHKVEELFDLIEDIGGFVLQKTQVQVMIIITMAIPSEDRPLVERKTAELGGKIIEVPLAGTEIAVIGPTLGRHHMPHPICDIAEHLRRYGAITIVMGLARGRGRKTCQISAEEKAIIEEYDAAIFMLGNFKECVTHEKIDLFKDIQIPVVTVIGPEVDSLPHCEALVCGVGRKVERMRRAEEIAKLEEIADRVKEVIDVRRMEIEEDPLFVHPSEIKDILDEMDAVQECLRPAPVVLHVDGLRVKIPYKKHLREMEELEVYGRKLKDIAIISDCRLGDSTIIKIRTKAEVEGAIKD
- a CDS encoding FAD-binding oxidoreductase, whose product is MEAAEEKVSRVMAPVVAKLQDAIGRENVKTSKMERLLYSHDLAPLPNVTQLAFKNIPDIVVRPHTTEDVAKIVKIAAEEKIPITPRGASTWGLGGSIPVFGGILIDSSGGMNKIIKIDVENLYVVAQAGCTWKQVYDDCLEKGLLLGGYPSSFPSATLGGWVSVNGVGVGSYKYGTSAQLVRNMEVVMPNGTIVHTGYDSIVDNETGYNLNQLIIGAEGTLAQICTVTLKLEPAPEEMKSLSYGFENLRAVGKPLMDIARSRVRPLHMGFSDGNHFDLLKKAGKHALEVGSVLNIQLEGDKEIVAWEEKKLDEIMAKHGATRLPDADATHEWEERCYEFRAREIGIGHIPGEALLPLNKFEEAVDTCYSILKELHMTGAIIGSMVDRNTVMFMPYYLFNPDEMQNLTSFAFNKKFADASLTMDGRPLGFGAFFASNLDTIRGTGAKYIRGIKKLIDPDDIMNPGKLTGTTTRYGIRIPPALFNLAMGAMGVVKKALPSESPDIEARQEAYARERGNAERDGRHKSH